A single genomic interval of Streptococcus suis harbors:
- a CDS encoding transposase translates to MSSLEKIIETQSKTIEMMANELTLLREQVDYLRQKLYGKSSEKVVYQPGQLSLFGEESLPEEEADLPS, encoded by the coding sequence ATGTCATCACTAGAAAAAATTATTGAAACACAGTCAAAAACGATAGAGATGATGGCTAATGAACTCACTCTCCTTCGAGAACAGGTTGACTATCTGAGACAGAAACTCTACGGAAAATCATCAGAGAAGGTCGTATATCAACCAGGTCAGCTGAGCTTGTTTGGGGAGGAAAGTCTCCCTGAAGAAGAAGCTGACTTACCCAGTTGA
- a CDS encoding IS630 family transposase: MLQLLSGYPIIYIDETGIDTYLTRPRARAPRRHKVLEKISGRRFERISVVAGQIGNQFVAPMIYKESMTSDFFMKWFSEELLPSLSETHVIVMDNATFHPKKQLDELCIEHHHFFLPLPPYSPELNPIETAWANLKKAIIELLPQFESINESLDYYFKT, encoded by the coding sequence ATTCTCCAACTCCTATCCGGCTATCCAATCATTTACATTGATGAAACCGGCATTGATACTTATTTAACACGCCCACGAGCGAGAGCTCCTAGGAGGCATAAGGTTCTGGAGAAGATTAGTGGACGAAGGTTTGAACGTATTTCAGTTGTAGCTGGTCAAATTGGAAATCAATTTGTAGCTCCGATGATTTACAAAGAAAGTATGACAAGTGATTTTTTTATGAAGTGGTTTTCAGAGGAGCTGTTACCCTCCTTATCTGAAACTCATGTTATTGTGATGGATAATGCGACTTTTCACCCTAAGAAACAACTAGATGAGCTTTGTATTGAACATCACCACTTCTTTCTGCCCTTACCTCCGTATTCACCGGAATTAAATCCAATTGAAACTGCTTGGGCAAACTTAAAGAAAGCAATCATAGAATTATTACCGCAATTCGAATCTATAAATGAATCATTGGATTACTATTTCAAAACTTAA
- a CDS encoding IS630 transposase-related protein, producing MAYDLDFRKRVISFVQDEGHTRKEACQLFDISVNTLYLWEQQLKHHGTLAVKKRSSRPRKLPPDQLQKFVSEHPDAFLREIAEHFDCTPQSVWAALKKLKITLKKDKNL from the coding sequence ATGGCATACGATTTAGATTTTAGAAAACGAGTGATTTCGTTTGTTCAAGACGAAGGTCATACTCGAAAAGAAGCTTGTCAGCTTTTTGATATTAGCGTAAACACTCTCTATTTATGGGAACAACAGTTAAAACATCACGGGACTTTGGCGGTTAAAAAGCGTTCTTCACGTCCTAGAAAATTGCCACCGGATCAACTTCAGAAGTTTGTCTCAGAGCATCCAGATGCCTTTCTCCGTGAAATAGCTGAACATTTTGATTGCACACCACAGTCTGTTTGGGCTGCTTTAAAGAAACTCAAAATAACTTTAAAAAAAGACAAGAACTTATAA
- a CDS encoding Ada metal-binding domain-containing protein — MMTETEWKAIIENDSSYDNLFRYAVKTTKIFCRPSCPSRPPKRENVTIYYS, encoded by the coding sequence ATGATGACCGAAACCGAATGGAAAGCTATCATTGAAAACGACTCTTCCTATGACAATCTGTTTCGCTACGCTGTCAAAACCACAAAAATATTTTGCCGTCCTTCTTGCCCTTCACGTCCACCAAAACGAGAAAATGTCACCATCTATTATAGTTAA
- a CDS encoding methylated-DNA--[protein]-cysteine S-methyltransferase, whose product MLIQNDYLSPMGRLIILADDQSIKGIWFHDQKYLGAGYDLQVIPIGENKITIEVKDWLKRYFAGENPTVNLAILAPEVTDFRRKVLELLVQIPYGQTTTYKAIAEQIAKLEGKEKSSARAVGGAVGHNPISLLIPCHRVLGSKGELTGYAGGIERKIALLNLEGGQTI is encoded by the coding sequence ATGCTGATTCAAAACGATTATCTGTCCCCAATGGGCAGACTGATTATACTGGCTGATGACCAATCTATCAAAGGAATCTGGTTTCACGACCAAAAATATCTAGGAGCTGGCTACGACCTTCAAGTCATACCAATAGGCGAAAATAAGATTACCATCGAAGTAAAAGATTGGCTAAAGCGGTATTTCGCTGGAGAAAATCCAACGGTAAACCTAGCTATCCTAGCTCCTGAAGTCACGGATTTTCGCAGAAAAGTACTCGAACTACTGGTGCAAATCCCTTACGGGCAAACGACTACTTATAAGGCAATAGCAGAGCAGATAGCCAAGCTGGAAGGAAAAGAAAAGAGTTCTGCACGGGCAGTTGGTGGGGCCGTGGGGCACAATCCAATCTCTCTACTCATCCCCTGCCATCGTGTCTTGGGAAGCAAGGGAGAACTGACAGGCTATGCCGGTGGGATTGAGCGAAAAATAGCCCTCTTAAATCTTGAAGGAGGTCAAACGATATGA
- a CDS encoding DNA-3-methyladenine glycosylase family protein, translating into MPQQILTLSVPTIFSWEAILGYLTREKHEIMYKVIEDKVRRTFFIDNQIYLCEIAYIEPKKQLQISVLNRQNWSTSSQEYIAQFVSDWFDLDTSLVAFYELASTDSILSNLIKEFYGLRMVGMPDFYEAITWGILGQQINLAYAYTLKKRFTETFGQAVSFKSEDYWIYPDPKKVAQTTIEKLVSLGMTVRKAEYLIDISQKIADGNISKSYYQTFASAEKAEKAMVKLRGIGPWTANYVLMRCLRMGDAFPMADIGLLNGIKTIKQLPEKPSPDTLLQLKQEWGNWASYATFYIWRLIY; encoded by the coding sequence ATGCCCCAACAAATACTGACACTCTCCGTGCCGACTATCTTTTCATGGGAAGCTATTTTAGGCTACCTGACCCGTGAAAAACATGAAATCATGTACAAGGTGATTGAGGATAAAGTTCGACGTACCTTTTTCATCGATAACCAAATCTATCTGTGTGAAATAGCTTATATTGAACCTAAAAAACAACTCCAAATTTCGGTTTTAAATCGACAAAATTGGAGCACTAGCAGTCAAGAATACATTGCACAGTTTGTCTCGGACTGGTTTGATTTAGACACATCCTTGGTAGCATTTTATGAATTGGCATCGACTGATTCCATTCTGAGTAATCTTATCAAGGAATTTTATGGACTCAGAATGGTCGGCATGCCTGATTTCTACGAAGCCATTACTTGGGGAATACTAGGCCAGCAAATCAATCTCGCCTATGCCTATACCCTAAAAAAACGGTTTACAGAGACTTTCGGACAAGCCGTTTCTTTCAAGAGCGAAGATTATTGGATATATCCAGACCCTAAAAAAGTAGCTCAAACGACTATTGAAAAGTTAGTTAGTCTAGGTATGACAGTCCGGAAAGCTGAATATCTCATTGACATCTCACAAAAAATTGCGGATGGTAACATTTCAAAATCCTATTACCAGACATTTGCATCTGCCGAGAAAGCCGAAAAGGCTATGGTCAAATTAAGAGGAATTGGTCCTTGGACAGCCAACTATGTTCTCATGCGTTGTCTGCGAATGGGAGATGCCTTCCCCATGGCAGATATTGGGCTATTAAATGGCATCAAAACCATCAAGCAATTACCAGAAAAGCCAAGTCCTGATACCTTGCTCCAGTTAAAGCAAGAGTGGGGAAACTGGGCTAGCTACGCCACCTTTTATATCTGGCGTTTAATCTACTAA
- a CDS encoding AraC family transcriptional regulator, translating into MFVPAFFAALSSPHGIEALDRFARFKKIVGPIEVDMVEAKTTVSITYKFAHANMDLPKFSVLNEQLLVLHLIRTGVGERIVPLVVESPFGYDEETIKEFGLPVQKGKSNLLVFDKADLQKPFLTQNNIMWQYLETELNQHLAQQEREQSFAGYVQQELYSAIPSGFFFVEDIAHRLGVSVRTLQRNLTGENTSFKKELQVVQKAMTLSYLKIKLSIEEISSLVGYSEVNAFSRAFKNWTGMTVTDYRKQQGL; encoded by the coding sequence ATGTTTGTTCCAGCCTTCTTTGCAGCTTTATCATCTCCACATGGGATAGAGGCCCTGGACCGCTTTGCTCGTTTTAAGAAAATTGTGGGACCGATTGAAGTGGATATGGTCGAAGCTAAAACAACGGTTTCCATCACCTACAAATTTGCCCATGCCAATATGGATCTACCCAAGTTTTCAGTCCTTAATGAGCAATTATTGGTCCTTCATCTGATTCGGACGGGGGTTGGTGAGCGGATTGTTCCACTAGTGGTCGAAAGCCCCTTTGGCTATGACGAAGAAACCATCAAAGAGTTTGGCCTGCCTGTCCAAAAAGGCAAGAGTAATCTTCTAGTTTTTGATAAGGCGGATTTGCAGAAGCCCTTCTTGACACAGAACAATATTATGTGGCAGTATCTAGAAACGGAGCTCAATCAGCATCTAGCTCAGCAGGAGAGGGAGCAGAGCTTTGCTGGCTATGTCCAACAGGAACTCTATTCAGCTATTCCCAGCGGCTTCTTTTTTGTAGAAGATATTGCCCACCGTTTAGGAGTCAGCGTTCGGACCTTGCAACGAAACCTAACTGGAGAAAATACCAGCTTTAAGAAGGAACTACAAGTTGTCCAAAAGGCCATGACCTTATCCTATCTCAAGATAAAACTTTCGATAGAAGAAATCTCTAGTTTGGTTGGCTATAGCGAGGTCAATGCCTTCAGTCGTGCCTTCAAAAACTGGACAGGCATGACCGTGACAGATTACAGAAAACAACAAGGTTTGTAA
- a CDS encoding ACT domain-containing protein encodes MKAIVTVVGKDKSGIVAGVATKIAELGLNIDDISQTVLDEYFTMMAVVSSDEKKDFTQLRAELEAYGQALNVKINIQSAAIFDAMHNL; translated from the coding sequence ATGAAAGCTATTGTTACAGTTGTCGGTAAGGACAAGTCAGGAATTGTTGCGGGTGTTGCGACTAAGATTGCGGAATTGGGTTTGAATATTGATGATATTTCTCAGACTGTTTTGGATGAGTATTTTACCATGATGGCGGTGGTGTCATCAGATGAGAAGAAAGATTTCACGCAACTTCGTGCAGAACTAGAAGCCTATGGTCAGGCTTTGAATGTGAAAATCAACATTCAAAGTGCGGCGATTTTTGATGCTATGCACAACTTGTAA
- a CDS encoding PFL family protein, whose translation MDIRQVRETIEMIEEQHFDIRTITMGISLLDCIDSDIDKAAEKVYTKIVTKAKNLVAVGDEIAAELGIPIVNKRVSVTPIALIGAATDATDYLPLAHALDKAAHEIGIDFIGGFSALVQKGYQKGDEILINSIPQALAQTTKVCSSVNIGSTKTGINMTAVRDMGRIIKETAEASDMGAAKLVVFANAVEDNPFMAGAFHGVGEADVVINVGVSGPGVVKRALEKVRGESFDVVAETVKKTAFKITRIGQLVGNMASERLGVKFGIVDLSLAPTPAVGDSVARVLEEMGLETVGTHGTTAALALLNDAVKKGGVMACNQVGGLSGAFIPVSEDEGMIAAVQNGSLNLEKLEAMTAICSVGLDMIAIPETTPAETIAAMIADEAAIGVINQKTTAVRIIPLGKEGDMIEFGGLLGTAPVMKVNQASSVDFINRGGQIPAPIHSFKN comes from the coding sequence ATGGACATTAGACAGGTTAGAGAAACCATTGAGATGATCGAGGAGCAACACTTCGATATTCGGACTATTACAATGGGGATTTCCCTTTTGGACTGTATTGACTCGGACATCGATAAGGCTGCTGAGAAAGTATATACCAAAATCGTGACCAAGGCCAAGAACTTGGTAGCGGTCGGCGATGAGATTGCGGCGGAGCTGGGAATTCCCATTGTTAACAAGCGGGTGTCGGTAACGCCAATTGCTTTGATTGGTGCGGCGACGGATGCCACGGATTATCTTCCCTTGGCTCATGCCTTGGACAAGGCGGCTCATGAGATCGGTATCGATTTTATCGGAGGTTTTTCAGCTCTGGTTCAAAAGGGCTACCAAAAAGGGGATGAAATCCTCATCAACTCTATACCGCAGGCATTGGCCCAAACGACAAAAGTCTGCTCGTCAGTCAACATCGGCTCGACCAAGACGGGCATCAACATGACGGCTGTGCGGGACATGGGGCGGATCATCAAGGAGACGGCGGAGGCTTCTGATATGGGGGCGGCCAAGCTGGTGGTCTTTGCCAATGCGGTCGAGGACAATCCTTTCATGGCGGGTGCCTTCCATGGTGTCGGCGAGGCGGATGTGGTCATCAATGTCGGCGTGTCTGGGCCTGGTGTGGTCAAGCGTGCCCTTGAAAAAGTGCGTGGCGAGAGCTTTGATGTGGTGGCAGAAACCGTTAAAAAGACGGCCTTCAAGATTACCCGTATCGGTCAGTTGGTCGGCAATATGGCCAGCGAACGCCTGGGTGTTAAGTTCGGTATCGTGGACTTGTCCCTTGCTCCGACGCCAGCTGTTGGAGACTCAGTGGCTCGGGTGTTGGAGGAAATGGGCTTAGAAACCGTAGGTACGCACGGAACGACTGCTGCTCTGGCTTTGCTCAATGACGCAGTCAAAAAGGGTGGGGTCATGGCTTGCAACCAAGTCGGTGGCTTGTCAGGTGCCTTTATCCCTGTATCTGAGGACGAGGGCATGATTGCGGCGGTGCAAAATGGCTCACTTAACCTTGAAAAATTGGAAGCTATGACGGCTATCTGTTCAGTTGGTTTGGACATGATTGCTATTCCAGAAACAACGCCTGCTGAAACTATCGCGGCTATGATTGCGGATGAGGCGGCCATTGGGGTTATCAACCAGAAAACCACTGCGGTCCGTATTATTCCACTTGGAAAAGAAGGGGACATGATTGAATTTGGTGGGCTTCTGGGAACAGCTCCTGTCATGAAGGTCAATCAGGCTTCGTCTGTGGACTTTATCAACCGTGGCGGACAAATTCCAGCTCCAATTCATAGCTTTAAGAACTAA
- a CDS encoding histidine phosphatase family protein: protein MAEVRLYISRHGKTMFNTIGRVQGWCDTPLTKAGEEGIRELGLGLKDAGLDFKLAVSSDLGRTVQTMTIAQRELGILGKIPYYQDKRIREWCFGSFEGMYDAELFQGVLPRLKGTVDATGMSFAEIAAGIQEADTAGWAESWEVLSNRILTGFEAIAQDLEKQGGGNALVVSHGMTIATLAHLLEPERGANVFLDNGSITVLKYENGKLLIEAVGDLSYRKRGAELIAQGE, encoded by the coding sequence ATGGCAGAAGTAAGATTATATATTTCTCGACATGGGAAAACCATGTTTAATACAATAGGGCGCGTGCAGGGCTGGTGTGATACACCGCTGACCAAGGCTGGTGAGGAAGGGATTCGTGAATTGGGCTTGGGGCTCAAGGATGCGGGCCTTGATTTTAAACTAGCCGTATCCAGTGACTTGGGGCGGACCGTTCAGACCATGACCATCGCCCAGCGTGAGTTGGGAATTTTAGGAAAAATCCCATATTACCAAGACAAGCGGATCCGTGAATGGTGCTTTGGTAGTTTCGAGGGCATGTATGATGCCGAGCTTTTCCAAGGGGTCCTGCCTCGTTTGAAAGGGACAGTTGATGCGACAGGCATGTCCTTTGCGGAAATCGCAGCAGGTATCCAAGAAGCAGACACAGCTGGCTGGGCGGAATCTTGGGAGGTCTTAAGCAATCGTATCCTGACAGGCTTTGAGGCTATCGCCCAAGACTTGGAAAAGCAGGGTGGAGGCAATGCTCTAGTGGTCAGTCATGGTATGACCATTGCAACCCTAGCCCATCTGTTGGAGCCAGAACGTGGTGCCAATGTCTTCCTGGATAACGGCTCAATCACCGTCCTCAAATACGAAAATGGCAAGCTTTTAATTGAAGCCGTTGGGGACCTATCCTACCGCAAACGCGGAGCAGAATTGATTGCCCAAGGGGAATAG
- a CDS encoding ABC transporter permease, whose translation MIHYFKADLFKIQKEQRLTVSLGILALLSFLSAFLLHGNEDFTSSLIQLLSQFITLFFIVPANLFFGEDFTYRTINHIIIKQQTRKGVFFYKVLATLVLDLAYILLAYLLSSSVGLLLGDRIDVAVIIQSFIVQVPLFICISLLSILIFVKSNKVNQAYLAFGLMSLLFDNVSNLITSNLLHMKLPTDYFLFLSLQQGEHISRLSMGVSFMATLIYLYLSYFIFSRKELK comes from the coding sequence ATGATACATTACTTTAAAGCTGATTTATTTAAGATTCAAAAAGAACAGAGATTAACGGTTTCATTGGGAATATTGGCTTTACTGTCCTTTTTATCCGCTTTTTTGTTGCATGGCAACGAAGACTTCACTAGCTCTCTGATTCAATTGCTTTCTCAATTTATCACACTATTTTTTATCGTTCCAGCCAACCTATTCTTTGGAGAAGATTTTACTTACCGTACCATCAATCATATTATTATCAAGCAACAAACAAGAAAAGGGGTATTTTTCTATAAAGTCTTAGCAACCCTTGTACTAGATCTCGCTTATATCCTTCTAGCCTATTTATTGAGTAGCAGTGTTGGCTTACTTCTAGGTGATCGTATTGATGTTGCAGTGATAATACAAAGTTTCATTGTTCAAGTACCTTTATTTATCTGCATCTCTCTGTTATCCATCCTGATATTTGTCAAGTCCAATAAGGTCAATCAAGCCTATCTTGCCTTTGGTTTAATGAGCCTTCTTTTTGACAACGTCTCCAACCTCATTACTAGTAACCTACTCCATATGAAATTACCAACAGATTATTTTCTATTCCTTTCCCTCCAACAAGGGGAACATATTTCAAGGCTATCCATGGGTGTTAGCTTTATGGCTACCCTCATCTACCTTTATCTGAGTTACTTTATCTTTAGTAGGAAAGAGTTAAAATGA
- a CDS encoding ATP-binding cassette domain-containing protein — MSSLLSTQELSKQYGKQKAVHQVSLTINKGEICGLVGENGAGKTTLLRMLSGLISQTSGIITSSKDCRMGALIESPALQPNLSAIDNLRYMALQLNLKQADEKILETLAIVGLEDVDPKKKSKDFSLGMRQRLAIALAILDRPDFLILDEPINGLDPVGIKEMRSIILNLRNQYGMTILISSHILSELEMVVDRYIIMHKGLIVKEFSKQELEQTLEE; from the coding sequence ATGTCATCTCTCTTATCTACCCAAGAATTATCAAAGCAATACGGGAAACAGAAGGCCGTTCATCAGGTTTCTTTAACGATTAATAAAGGAGAAATCTGCGGCTTAGTCGGTGAAAATGGTGCTGGAAAGACAACGCTTCTCAGAATGTTATCGGGCCTCATTTCCCAAACTTCAGGTATCATTACTAGCTCAAAAGATTGTCGTATGGGAGCTTTAATTGAATCCCCTGCTCTACAACCTAATTTATCTGCTATCGATAATCTTCGTTACATGGCTCTGCAATTAAACCTTAAGCAAGCTGACGAAAAAATCTTAGAGACGTTAGCAATTGTCGGTTTAGAGGATGTGGATCCTAAGAAAAAATCCAAAGATTTTTCATTGGGAATGCGTCAACGTTTAGCCATTGCCTTAGCTATCCTAGATAGGCCTGACTTTTTAATCTTAGACGAACCGATTAATGGTCTTGACCCTGTTGGAATCAAAGAGATGAGAAGTATTATTTTAAATCTTCGAAATCAATATGGGATGACCATCCTTATCTCCAGTCATATCCTATCAGAGCTTGAGATGGTGGTTGATCGATACATTATTATGCATAAAGGCCTTATCGTCAAAGAATTCTCAAAGCAAGAGCTTGAACAAACCCTAGAAGAATAG
- a CDS encoding Rgg/GadR/MutR family transcriptional regulator, which produces MGTYGKIFKLIRESKNMSLKEVAGDFVTPAQLSRFENGKSNLSVDTFFHCLRRMNVVEGEFSTLYQSYFQIDNLFSSEEFVRAVYSHNAQYMDNKILYHQAEYDRDGRLFDRVMVAAFHIFKQQWCDPDYDISEDEKAILSDYLMFIDDWGKFELWIFGNCSRGLPSKMLEVLGMEVLNRTKFYMDITENRDNVYKVLINISSSLLDRGEELVAIRFLKILDSVNIIEKNMRDRLLLKLLKARLSYMNGNDNGLGIMKECLHIAKFLDCYDLIHQINKEIEKVTDM; this is translated from the coding sequence ATGGGAACTTATGGAAAAATTTTTAAACTCATTCGTGAATCAAAAAATATGTCTCTAAAAGAAGTGGCTGGGGATTTCGTTACACCTGCTCAGTTATCACGCTTTGAAAATGGAAAGAGTAATCTTTCTGTAGATACATTTTTTCATTGCTTGAGACGGATGAATGTGGTTGAGGGCGAATTTTCTACCCTCTACCAGTCCTACTTTCAGATAGATAATTTGTTTTCCTCAGAAGAATTTGTCCGTGCGGTTTATAGTCACAATGCTCAGTATATGGACAATAAAATTTTGTACCATCAAGCAGAGTATGATAGGGATGGACGTCTGTTTGATAGGGTGATGGTCGCAGCCTTTCATATCTTCAAGCAGCAATGGTGCGATCCTGATTATGATATTTCTGAGGATGAAAAGGCTATTCTATCGGACTATTTAATGTTCATAGATGATTGGGGGAAATTTGAACTCTGGATTTTCGGAAATTGTAGCAGAGGTCTTCCTAGCAAGATGTTAGAGGTGTTGGGAATGGAAGTTCTCAATCGAACCAAGTTTTATATGGATATCACAGAAAACAGAGATAATGTCTATAAGGTACTCATCAATATTTCGAGTAGCTTGTTAGATAGGGGAGAGGAGCTTGTTGCTATTCGCTTTCTCAAAATTCTTGACTCTGTCAATATCATAGAAAAGAATATGCGGGATCGCTTGCTGCTTAAGCTCCTAAAAGCACGCTTGTCCTATATGAATGGAAACGATAATGGCCTAGGAATAATGAAGGAATGCCTGCATATTGCTAAATTTTTAGATTGCTATGATTTAATCCACCAGATCAATAAGGAAATTGAGAAAGTTACAGATATGTAA
- a CDS encoding IS110 family transposase — MFHFTTLFIGMDVHKESFSLCYYDMMANQFKHSTKVGPNVSYIVNYVNELRRLYGQDAEVLCGYEAGCLGFTLYHQLQAHGIPCIVMAPTTVMKEGSKRVKTDKKDAAQLAKALAFRSYRPVHIPTVEDEQVKEYIRMRTDHKVALKKIKQQILAFCLRHDFRYTEGSSNWTQKHVRWLRSLNPDGLYAEILTEYLLTYEKLVDQIERYDARIEQLGQSDSYQEKVSRLSCFIGIKTLTALSIVTEIGDFNRFATAQHFASYLGLTPSENSSGDKERRGAITKAGNSHVRRLLIEAAQSLAKGTIGYKSKELKRRQSGNRVEVIAYADKANERLRRRYRTLVLGKNKKQNVAKTAIARELSGFIWGMMTGRIA; from the coding sequence ATGTTTCATTTTACCACACTTTTCATCGGAATGGATGTTCACAAAGAAAGTTTTTCACTCTGCTATTATGATATGATGGCGAATCAATTCAAACATAGCACTAAAGTTGGTCCAAATGTTAGCTATATTGTGAACTATGTGAATGAGCTTCGTCGTTTATATGGTCAAGATGCAGAAGTGTTATGTGGCTACGAAGCCGGATGTCTTGGATTTACCCTATATCACCAGCTACAAGCTCACGGGATCCCCTGTATCGTGATGGCGCCTACAACGGTGATGAAGGAAGGATCTAAGCGTGTTAAGACTGATAAAAAAGATGCAGCTCAGCTCGCAAAAGCTCTGGCCTTTCGTAGCTATCGGCCTGTTCATATTCCTACTGTTGAGGATGAACAAGTCAAAGAATATATCCGCATGAGAACAGACCACAAAGTGGCTCTGAAGAAAATCAAACAACAAATTCTTGCCTTCTGTCTCCGACATGATTTTCGCTATACCGAGGGAAGCAGTAATTGGACACAGAAACATGTCCGCTGGCTCCGTTCCCTAAATCCTGATGGACTTTACGCAGAGATTTTGACAGAATATCTATTGACCTATGAGAAATTAGTAGATCAAATAGAACGGTATGATGCACGAATTGAGCAACTGGGTCAAAGCGACAGTTACCAAGAGAAGGTCTCACGGCTTTCTTGCTTTATTGGCATTAAAACACTAACTGCTCTTTCCATTGTGACAGAAATCGGTGATTTTAATCGCTTTGCGACAGCTCAACATTTTGCTTCTTATCTTGGGCTAACTCCTAGCGAAAATTCTAGCGGCGACAAGGAGAGAAGAGGTGCTATCACCAAAGCTGGGAATAGCCATGTGAGACGACTTCTGATAGAAGCTGCACAATCATTGGCTAAGGGGACGATTGGGTATAAATCCAAAGAATTGAAAAGGAGACAAAGTGGAAACCGAGTGGAGGTGATTGCTTATGCGGATAAGGCTAATGAACGCTTAAGAAGACGTTATCGCACACTTGTTCTAGGAAAAAATAAGAAACAAAATGTTGCTAAAACAGCTATTGCACGAGAATTGTCTGGTTTTATTTGGGGGATGATGACAGGAAGAATAGCTTGA
- a CDS encoding PadR family transcriptional regulator codes for MNDKLKRVYVPMTETAFYILFHLQEERHGYDITQKTKEVTAGQVMISPGTMYGTLSKMEKDGLIAFVREEDKRKFYQIAATGREILDIELARIERLYRNSKGESYGN; via the coding sequence ATGAACGATAAGTTAAAACGCGTCTATGTTCCCATGACAGAGACAGCCTTCTATATTCTCTTTCATTTACAGGAAGAACGGCATGGTTACGATATTACCCAGAAGACCAAGGAAGTCACGGCAGGTCAGGTCATGATTAGCCCTGGAACCATGTACGGCACCCTGTCGAAAATGGAGAAAGACGGCTTGATTGCCTTTGTTAGAGAAGAAGACAAGCGAAAGTTTTACCAAATAGCAGCAACAGGTCGAGAAATTCTGGATATAGAATTGGCTCGAATCGAACGCCTTTATCGGAATAGCAAGGGGGAAAGTTATGGAAACTAA
- a CDS encoding DUF2812 domain-containing protein: METKTECKVFFITDFNQQARYLSDMHKKGWKLVKISWSLFYHFEKCEPEDVAYQVDFKESKNKDRESYLRMYEDYGWEFVTSCQNFVIFRKAAVKGDLEIYGDRESKVEFVKTIIQRRYLLSLGLYFILIGVNLNEHHYVLTLILSAIYIPLLLLTGYRFYRLVKNN; the protein is encoded by the coding sequence ATGGAAACTAAGACAGAATGTAAAGTATTTTTTATCACAGATTTCAATCAACAGGCACGCTACCTTAGTGACATGCATAAGAAGGGGTGGAAGCTAGTTAAGATTAGCTGGAGCTTGTTTTATCATTTTGAAAAATGTGAGCCAGAAGATGTCGCCTACCAAGTTGATTTTAAAGAAAGTAAAAACAAGGATAGAGAATCCTATCTACGCATGTACGAGGACTATGGTTGGGAATTTGTCACATCATGCCAAAACTTCGTTATTTTTAGGAAGGCAGCTGTAAAGGGAGATCTTGAGATATACGGTGATAGGGAAAGCAAAGTGGAATTTGTTAAAACAATCATCCAAAGACGTTATTTACTATCCTTAGGACTTTATTTCATTTTGATAGGGGTGAATCTGAATGAGCATCATTATGTACTTACGCTTATTCTTTCTGCTATCTATATCCCTCTCTTGCTGTTGACTGGATACCGTTTTTACCGACTTGTAAAAAACAACTAG